A genomic segment from Lutzomyia longipalpis isolate SR_M1_2022 chromosome 3, ASM2433408v1 encodes:
- the LOC129792178 gene encoding uncharacterized protein LOC129792178 isoform X1 yields MNFFLICCLAVASLSIFPTKTQCSPEKRDLEPSMGEIWQEDDHEVLIRNERGTKNGSSGGMASGKRGNPTKLSKKQEKQKDILSSEKQMQRSCRYVKSAWTECDPKTNQRSRTLTLKKGEDGCVQTRTIQKKCKKACRYEKGAWSECIGGKMSRSDKLKATSDAACEATRVVNKNCNPGKNSKGAEGGKNNGPNKEQRQKNIKDKAGRKGRA; encoded by the exons ATGAATTTCTTCCTGATTTGCTGCCTAGCCGTGGCTTCACTCTCAATATTCCCCACCAAGACACAATGTTCCCCCGAGAAGCGTGACCTGGAACCATCAATGGGTGAGATTTGGCAGGAAGATGACCACGAGGTACTCATAAGGAATGAACGGGGTACAAAGAATGGCAGCAGTGGCGGTATGGCCAGTGGTAAGAGAGGAAATCCAAcgaaattaagtaaaaaacaagaaaaacagAAAGATATCCTCTCGAGTGAGAAGCAAATGCaga GATCCTGCCGATATGTAAAGAGTGCGTGGACTGAATGTGACCCAAAGACAAATCAGCGATCCCGAACACTTACCCTCAAAAAAGGTGAAGATGGATGCGTCCAAACACGAACGATTCAGAAGAAATGCAAGAAAG CTTGCCGGTACGAGAAGGGCGCCTGGTCGGAGTGCATAGGCGGCAAAATGTCGCGCTCGGACAAACTAAAGGCCACGAGTGATGCTGCGTGCGAAGCAACTCGTGTTGTCAACAAGAATTGTAATCCAGGAAAGAACAGCAAGGGTGCGGAAGGTGGGAAGAACAATGGGCCCAACAAGGAGCAACGTCAGAAGAACATCAAAGACAAAG ctGGACGCAAAGGACGtgcttaa
- the LOC129792178 gene encoding uncharacterized protein LOC129792178 isoform X2: MNFFLICCLAVASLSIFPTKTQCSPEKRDLEPSMGEIWQEDDHEVLIRNERGTKNGSSGGMASGSCRYVKSAWTECDPKTNQRSRTLTLKKGEDGCVQTRTIQKKCKKACRYEKGAWSECIGGKMSRSDKLKATSDAACEATRVVNKNCNPGKNSKGAEGGKNNGPNKEQRQKNIKDKAGRKGRA; this comes from the exons ATGAATTTCTTCCTGATTTGCTGCCTAGCCGTGGCTTCACTCTCAATATTCCCCACCAAGACACAATGTTCCCCCGAGAAGCGTGACCTGGAACCATCAATGGGTGAGATTTGGCAGGAAGATGACCACGAGGTACTCATAAGGAATGAACGGGGTACAAAGAATGGCAGCAGTGGCGGTATGGCCAGTG GATCCTGCCGATATGTAAAGAGTGCGTGGACTGAATGTGACCCAAAGACAAATCAGCGATCCCGAACACTTACCCTCAAAAAAGGTGAAGATGGATGCGTCCAAACACGAACGATTCAGAAGAAATGCAAGAAAG CTTGCCGGTACGAGAAGGGCGCCTGGTCGGAGTGCATAGGCGGCAAAATGTCGCGCTCGGACAAACTAAAGGCCACGAGTGATGCTGCGTGCGAAGCAACTCGTGTTGTCAACAAGAATTGTAATCCAGGAAAGAACAGCAAGGGTGCGGAAGGTGGGAAGAACAATGGGCCCAACAAGGAGCAACGTCAGAAGAACATCAAAGACAAAG ctGGACGCAAAGGACGtgcttaa